A single region of the Garra rufa chromosome 6, GarRuf1.0, whole genome shotgun sequence genome encodes:
- the gpank1 gene encoding G patch domain and ankyrin repeat-containing protein 1 yields MNNPVYFTRAKEEENLWIERKREEKQSLSGKEARDFYQSLLQETGGEKSKEREAATTRRARRGTGHKRRRREAQRPEAASVEPVYTSERDGHKFLQCAQEGNIRALKDLLQRGCDVNFRDDFYWTGVMCASKAGQTEAVRLLLQSGAAWVGVVDKQGRDARDLALQAGHQDVVRELEQFSVSEVTDTPTTNNAESVHSQWCNVCAVHYTESTETHNRSTLHQFSELRPPATPQYCLPSSSTSYKMMLRLGWDPSSGLGPAHSGRKNPVSTVLKRDQAGLGYGVAPQPKVTHFPAKDPQAVRHIHKEKRLRQEKGTTLSAKELKRKEERDKRWERDYRDSFNYDF; encoded by the exons ATGAACAACCCAGTCTACTTTACCAGAGCCAAAGAAGAAGAAAACCTCTGgatagaaagaaagagagaagagAAACAATCACTTAGTGGGAAGGAGGCCAGAGACTTTTACCAAAGCCTGCTACAAGAGACAGGTGGAGAAAAGTCAAAAGAGCGAGAAGCAGCAACCACAAGAAGAGCGAGAAGAGGAACAG GACACAAACGACGAAGAAGAGAAGCACAAAGACCAGAAGCTGCTTCTGTCGAACCAGTTTACACATCAGAGCGTGATGGACACAAATTCCTCCAGTGTGCCCAGGAGGGCAACATTCGGGCCTTAAAGGACCTCTTGCAGCGTGGCTGTGATGTCAACTTCCGTGATGATTTTTACTGGACGGGTGTGATGTGTGCAAGTAAGGCAGGGCAAACAGAGGCTGTTCGGCTGCTCCTGCAAAGTGGCGCTGCTTGGGTAGGAGTAGTGGACAAACAG GGCAGAGATGCTCGAGATTTGGCTCTGCAGGCAGGTCACCAGGATGTAGTGAGAGAACTGGAGCAGTTTAGTGTGTCAGAGGTTACAGACACACCTACTACAAACAATGCAGAGAG TGTTCATTCTCAGTGGTGTAATGTGTGTGCTGTGCATTATACAGAGAGCACTGAAACACACAACAGGTCCACACTGCATCAGTTCAGTGAGCTCCGCCCCCCAGCCACCCCTCAATACTGCCTGCCCTCTTCCAGCACCAGCTATAAAATGATGCTTCGTTTAGGGTGGGATCCCTCTTCTGGTCTTGGACCTGCCCACTCTGGCCGCAAAAACCCAGTAAGCACGGTACTAAAGAGAGATCAGGCGGGCTTGGGATATGGAGTGGCCCCGCAGCCCAAAGTCACACACTTCCCGGCCAAAGATCCTCAAGCAGTGCGACACATACATAAAGAGAAAAGACTAAGACAAGAGAAAGGAACAACGCTCAGTGCTAAAGAACTTAAGAGGAAAGAAGAACGAGACAAGAGATGGGAGAGAGACTACCGTGATTCATTTAACTATGACTTCTAA